A window of the Brassica napus cultivar Da-Ae chromosome A2, Da-Ae, whole genome shotgun sequence genome harbors these coding sequences:
- the LOC106398733 gene encoding long chain acyl-CoA synthetase 5 isoform X1 — protein MTSEKRFIYEVEAAKEATDGKPSIGPVYRSTLAKDGFPDPIDGIHSCWDIFRTAVEKYPNNRMLGQREIVNEKAGKYEWKTYKEVYDIVIKLGNSLRSCGFEEGGKCGIYGANCPEWIISMEACNAHGLYCIPLYDTLGAGAVEFIISHAEVAIAFVEEKKIPELFKTCPNSTKYMKTVVSFGGVKPEQKEEAEKLGLVIHAWDEFLKLGEGKQYELPVKKKSDICTIMYTSGTTGDPKGVLISNESIVTITTGVMHFLQSVNESLTEKDVYISYLPLAHVFDLAIEECIIQVGGSIGFWRGDVKLLIEDLGELKPSIFCAVPRVLDRVYTGLQQKLSVGGFFKKKVFNVAFSYKFGNMKKGQSHVAAAPFCDKLVFNKVKQGLGGNVRIILSGAAPLASHIESFLRVVACCHVLQGYGLTESCAGTFVTFPDDLDMLGTVGPPVPNVDIRLESVPDMEYDALGSTPRGEICIRGKTLFSGYHKREDLTKEVLIDGWFHTGDVGEWQPDGSMKIIDRKKNIFKLAQGEYVAVESLENVYGQVEAIDSVWVYGNSFESFLIAVVNPTQRTLESWAVENGVDGDFNSICQNAKAKAFILGELVKAGRERKLKGFEIIRAVHLEPVAFDIERDLLTPTYKKKRPQLLKYYQNVIDEIYKAAKEGQGSGQ, from the exons ATGACGTCAGAGAAGAGATTCATCTACGAGGTGGAAGCTGCTAAGGAAGCCACCGATGGAAAACCCTCCATTGGTCCTGTCTATCGCAGTACTTTGGCCAAAGACGGATTCCCTGACCCGATCGACGGTATCCACAGCTGTTGGGATATTTTCCG CACGGCTGTTGAGAAATATCCAAACAACCGAATGCTTGGCCAACGTGAGATTGTGAACGAAAAG gCAGGAAAGTACGAGTGGAAAACATACAAAGAAGTATATGACATTGTCATTAAACTTGGGAATTCTCTTCGCAGCTGCGGGTTTGAGGAG GGAGGAAAATGTGGTATCTATGGTGCAAATTGTCCTGAATGGATCATAAGCATGGAG GCCTGTAATGCACACGGCCTCTATTGTATCCCTCTATACGATACATTAG GCGCTGGTGCAGTGGAGTTCATTATTTCTCACGCAGAGGTTGCAATTGCTTTTGTGGAGGAGAAGAAAATCCCTGAG CTTTTTAAGACATGTCCAAACTCTACAAAATATATGAAGA CTGTTGTGAGCTTTGGTGGCGTCAAACCGGAACAGAAAGAAGAAGCTGAAAAGTTGGGTTTGGTAATACATGCTTGGGATGAGTTCTTGAAGTTG GGTGAAGGTAAACAATATGAGCTTCCGGTTAAAAAGAAAAGTGACATATGCACGATTATGTATACTAGCGGAACCACTGGTGACCCAAAGGGAGTTCTAATTTCAAACGAGAGCATTGTTACTATAACAACTGGAGTGATGCATTTCCTACAGAGTGTGAACGAATCA CTAACTGAGAAGGATGTATATATTTCGTATCTTCCTCTTGCTCACGTCTTTGACCTGGCTATCGAGGAATGTATCATTCAAGTGGGTGGTTCAATTGGTTTCTGGCGCGGG GATGTCAAGCTGTTGATTGAAGACCTTGGGGAGCTAAAGCCAAGTATTTTCTGTGCTGTTCCCCGTGTCCTAGACCGAGTATACACAG GGCTGCAGCAGAAATTATCTGTTGGCGGtttcttcaagaagaaggtttTCAATGTTGCATTTTCCTA TAAATTTGGAAATATGAAGAAGGGACAGTCTCACGTCGCGGCCGCTCCATTCTGTGACAAACTTGTCTTCAACAAG GTTAAACAAGGACTGGGAGGAAATGTGAGGATTATTCTATCTGGAGCAGCTCCTCTTGCTAGTCACATAGAGTCATTTCTTAGAGTTGTGGCATGTTGTCATGTTCTACAAGGATATG GTCTAACTGAGAGCTGTGCTGGAACATTTGTCACGTTCCCAGACGACCTGGACATGCTTGGTACAGTTGGTCCACCTGTGCCAAACGTAGATATACGCCTGGAATCTGTACCGGACATGGAATATGATGCTCTTGGAAGTACCCCGCGGGGCGAAATCTGCATCCGTGGGAAAACCCTTTTTTCTGGGTACCACAAACGTGAAGACCTCACAAAAGAGGTTCTTATTGATGGATGGTTTCACACAG GTGATGTTGGTGAGTGGCAACCAGATGGAAGCATGAAGATAATTGACCGGAAAAAGAACATATTCAAACTAGCTCAAGGAGAGTATGTTGCAGTTGAGAGTTTAGAAAACGTCTACGGTCAAGTAGAGGCCATTGATTCA GTATGGGTGTATGGGAACAGCTTTGAGTCCTTCCTTATCGCAGTTGTTAACCCGACTCAGCGAACTCTTGAAAGCTGGGCCGTAGAGAACGGAGTTGATGGAGACTTCAACTCTATCTGTCAAAATGCAAAAGCAAAAGCATTCATACTTGGAGAACTTGTTAAGGCAGGCAGAGAGAGAaag TTGAAAGGTTTTGAGATCATTAGAGCTGTTCATTTGGAACCGGTGGCTTTCGACATTGAAAGAGATCTTCTTACTCCTACCTACAAAAAGAAGAGGCCTCAATTGCTCAAATACTATcaa AATGTGATTGATGAGATATACAAGGCTGCAAAGGAAGGTCAAGGTTCAGGACAGTAG
- the LOC106398733 gene encoding long chain acyl-CoA synthetase 5 isoform X2, with protein sequence MTSEKRFIYEVEAAKEATDGKPSIGPVYRSTLAKDGFPDPIDGIHSCWDIFRTAVEKYPNNRMLGQREIVNEKAGKYEWKTYKEVYDIVIKLGNSLRSCGFEEGGKCGIYGANCPEWIISMEACNAHGLYCIPLYDTLGAGAVEFIISHAEVAIAFVEEKKIPELFKTCPNSTKYMKTVVSFGGVKPEQKEEAEKLGLVIHAWDEFLKLGEGKQYELPVKKKSDICTIMYTSGTTGDPKGVLISNESIVTITTGVMHFLQSVNESLTEKDVYISYLPLAHVFDLAIEECIIQVGGSIGFWRGDVKLLIEDLGELKPSIFCAVPRVLDRVYTGLQQKLSVGGFFKKKVFNVAFSYKFGNMKKGQSHVAAAPFCDKLVFNKVKQGLGGNVRIILSGAAPLASHIESFLRVVACCHVLQGYGLTESCAGTFVTFPDDLDMLGTVGPPVPNVDIRLESVPDMEYDALGSTPRGEICIRGKTLFSGYHKREDLTKEVLIDGWFHTGDVGEWQPDGSMKIIDRKKNIFKLAQGEYVAVESLENVYGQVEAIDSVWVYGNSFESFLIAVVNPTQRTLESWAVENGVDGDFNSICQNAKAKAFILGELVKAGRERKVLRSLELFIWNRWLSTLKEIFLLLPTKRRGLNCSNTIKM encoded by the exons ATGACGTCAGAGAAGAGATTCATCTACGAGGTGGAAGCTGCTAAGGAAGCCACCGATGGAAAACCCTCCATTGGTCCTGTCTATCGCAGTACTTTGGCCAAAGACGGATTCCCTGACCCGATCGACGGTATCCACAGCTGTTGGGATATTTTCCG CACGGCTGTTGAGAAATATCCAAACAACCGAATGCTTGGCCAACGTGAGATTGTGAACGAAAAG gCAGGAAAGTACGAGTGGAAAACATACAAAGAAGTATATGACATTGTCATTAAACTTGGGAATTCTCTTCGCAGCTGCGGGTTTGAGGAG GGAGGAAAATGTGGTATCTATGGTGCAAATTGTCCTGAATGGATCATAAGCATGGAG GCCTGTAATGCACACGGCCTCTATTGTATCCCTCTATACGATACATTAG GCGCTGGTGCAGTGGAGTTCATTATTTCTCACGCAGAGGTTGCAATTGCTTTTGTGGAGGAGAAGAAAATCCCTGAG CTTTTTAAGACATGTCCAAACTCTACAAAATATATGAAGA CTGTTGTGAGCTTTGGTGGCGTCAAACCGGAACAGAAAGAAGAAGCTGAAAAGTTGGGTTTGGTAATACATGCTTGGGATGAGTTCTTGAAGTTG GGTGAAGGTAAACAATATGAGCTTCCGGTTAAAAAGAAAAGTGACATATGCACGATTATGTATACTAGCGGAACCACTGGTGACCCAAAGGGAGTTCTAATTTCAAACGAGAGCATTGTTACTATAACAACTGGAGTGATGCATTTCCTACAGAGTGTGAACGAATCA CTAACTGAGAAGGATGTATATATTTCGTATCTTCCTCTTGCTCACGTCTTTGACCTGGCTATCGAGGAATGTATCATTCAAGTGGGTGGTTCAATTGGTTTCTGGCGCGGG GATGTCAAGCTGTTGATTGAAGACCTTGGGGAGCTAAAGCCAAGTATTTTCTGTGCTGTTCCCCGTGTCCTAGACCGAGTATACACAG GGCTGCAGCAGAAATTATCTGTTGGCGGtttcttcaagaagaaggtttTCAATGTTGCATTTTCCTA TAAATTTGGAAATATGAAGAAGGGACAGTCTCACGTCGCGGCCGCTCCATTCTGTGACAAACTTGTCTTCAACAAG GTTAAACAAGGACTGGGAGGAAATGTGAGGATTATTCTATCTGGAGCAGCTCCTCTTGCTAGTCACATAGAGTCATTTCTTAGAGTTGTGGCATGTTGTCATGTTCTACAAGGATATG GTCTAACTGAGAGCTGTGCTGGAACATTTGTCACGTTCCCAGACGACCTGGACATGCTTGGTACAGTTGGTCCACCTGTGCCAAACGTAGATATACGCCTGGAATCTGTACCGGACATGGAATATGATGCTCTTGGAAGTACCCCGCGGGGCGAAATCTGCATCCGTGGGAAAACCCTTTTTTCTGGGTACCACAAACGTGAAGACCTCACAAAAGAGGTTCTTATTGATGGATGGTTTCACACAG GTGATGTTGGTGAGTGGCAACCAGATGGAAGCATGAAGATAATTGACCGGAAAAAGAACATATTCAAACTAGCTCAAGGAGAGTATGTTGCAGTTGAGAGTTTAGAAAACGTCTACGGTCAAGTAGAGGCCATTGATTCA GTATGGGTGTATGGGAACAGCTTTGAGTCCTTCCTTATCGCAGTTGTTAACCCGACTCAGCGAACTCTTGAAAGCTGGGCCGTAGAGAACGGAGTTGATGGAGACTTCAACTCTATCTGTCAAAATGCAAAAGCAAAAGCATTCATACTTGGAGAACTTGTTAAGGCAGGCAGAGAGAGAaag GTTTTGAGATCATTAGAGCTGTTCATTTGGAACCGGTGGCTTTCGACATTGAAAGAGATCTTCTTACTCCTACCTACAAAAAGAAGAGGCCTCAATTGCTCAAATACTATcaa AATGTGA